From the Gramella sp. Hel_I_59 genome, one window contains:
- the ppgK gene encoding polyphosphate--glucose phosphotransferase — translation MDILGIDIGGSSLKGAIVNMQTGSLKTAVHRIPTPKDRKPEGIINAVSQMVSYFDHKGPVGCGFPTIVKKGICKHEGNLHLDWVEKDIDQLFESATGLEFSVINDADAAGLAEINFGAGKDLDGFVLMITIGTGLGSGAYLRGELIPNFELGQIPYKEFEKIEQWAASSIKTEEGLSYQEWGERFNTFLEYVEKILNPDTIIIGGGISNDWDKFKDHLKIKVPLIPAELRNDSGILGAALAAYLKYAR, via the coding sequence ATGGATATTTTAGGAATAGATATTGGCGGTTCCAGTTTGAAAGGAGCCATTGTAAACATGCAGACTGGATCATTGAAAACTGCCGTTCACAGAATTCCGACTCCAAAAGACCGCAAACCCGAAGGTATTATTAATGCCGTTTCTCAAATGGTTTCCTATTTCGATCATAAAGGACCTGTAGGCTGTGGTTTTCCAACCATAGTTAAAAAAGGTATTTGTAAACACGAAGGAAATTTGCACCTCGACTGGGTAGAAAAAGATATAGATCAGTTATTCGAAAGTGCTACCGGACTTGAGTTTAGTGTGATCAACGATGCAGATGCCGCCGGTCTGGCTGAAATAAATTTTGGAGCAGGAAAAGATCTTGATGGATTTGTACTTATGATCACTATTGGAACAGGCCTGGGCAGTGGTGCTTACCTTCGAGGTGAACTCATTCCAAATTTTGAACTGGGCCAGATCCCTTACAAAGAGTTCGAGAAAATTGAACAATGGGCGGCTTCTTCCATTAAGACCGAAGAAGGACTTAGCTACCAGGAATGGGGTGAAAGATTTAATACCTTCCTTGAATATGTCGAAAAAATTTTGAATCCAGATACGATCATTATTGGTGGCGGAATTTCAAATGACTGGGATAAATTTAAAGATCATCTAAAGATCAAAGTCCCTTTAATTCCTGCTGAACTTCGAAATGATTCCGGTATCCTGGGTGCAGCACTCGCAGCCTATTTAAAATATGCGAGGTAA
- a CDS encoding TonB-dependent receptor, protein MRFQAIKKNLFFGLILFGGILYAQDPLGSETVTVVKPYTPSVRDASKIKASPVKNDSVTLQKKPVQYSIFSVPVASTFTPVKGRATTVERVRPPKVYDNYATLGFGNYSNVLAEFYSNIEIDRSKNFGVFLTHNSSQGGIDDVYLDDKFYDTELNLNYNTRNRDLSWIAEFGAEHQLFNWYGLPEYNVPANPDTSQFLANLDPQQNYYSVYVGSEIELYDSFFEKAKAKFRHSGDAFSTAENHFNVDGLFEVEIAEELITTKVGADILNGKFEQRYDSNEGYDYTYMIFNANPSLLILRDDLSINLGVNFVYGADVENSDGDIYIYPTVNASYKLAGDYFTAYAGLDGDLEQNTYYNFYQANPYISPTLTIRPTDSKYKGYVGGKGKLSNAISYNLKASYQSQFDKPLFRRNYDAMVLDGEPYTNGNSFDVVYDDVKTLALAAELNVDVNRNFRLGINAEFLNYNTDDQAEAWNLPNMTASLNADYQITEKWYSGANLFFVGERKDENRSLSLTFVDPIVTLDSYFDANAHVGYRFNDQLSAFVKGSNLLNNNYQKWMDYNVQGVQVLGGVTYKFDFN, encoded by the coding sequence ATGCGATTTCAAGCAATTAAGAAAAATCTGTTTTTCGGTCTAATCCTTTTTGGGGGGATATTATATGCCCAGGACCCTCTAGGTAGCGAAACGGTAACCGTAGTTAAACCTTATACACCATCTGTTCGCGATGCAAGTAAAATAAAAGCCAGTCCGGTTAAAAATGACTCGGTCACTTTGCAAAAAAAGCCCGTACAATATTCTATATTTTCAGTTCCTGTGGCATCAACTTTTACTCCGGTAAAAGGTCGGGCAACTACCGTGGAGCGAGTAAGACCACCAAAGGTCTACGATAATTACGCGACTCTTGGATTTGGAAACTACTCCAATGTTCTCGCTGAGTTCTATTCTAATATCGAAATTGATCGTAGTAAGAACTTTGGTGTTTTTCTAACTCATAATTCGTCTCAGGGCGGCATTGATGATGTTTACCTGGATGATAAATTCTACGATACCGAGTTAAATTTAAATTATAACACAAGAAATCGTGATCTTTCCTGGATCGCCGAGTTTGGAGCTGAGCATCAATTGTTCAACTGGTACGGACTTCCAGAATACAATGTTCCTGCAAATCCTGATACTTCTCAATTTCTGGCTAATCTCGATCCTCAGCAAAATTACTATTCTGTATACGTTGGAAGTGAGATCGAACTTTATGATAGCTTCTTCGAAAAAGCTAAAGCCAAATTCAGACATTCCGGAGATGCATTTTCTACTGCCGAAAATCATTTTAATGTAGATGGTCTTTTTGAAGTGGAGATCGCTGAGGAGTTGATCACAACCAAAGTTGGAGCAGATATTCTAAACGGGAAGTTCGAGCAACGTTATGATTCTAATGAAGGGTATGATTATACTTATATGATCTTCAATGCAAACCCAAGTTTATTGATCCTGAGAGATGATCTTAGTATTAATCTGGGTGTGAATTTCGTGTATGGTGCAGATGTGGAGAACAGCGATGGGGACATTTATATCTATCCTACCGTGAACGCGAGTTATAAACTTGCCGGAGATTACTTTACGGCCTATGCTGGTCTGGATGGTGATCTTGAACAGAATACGTATTATAATTTCTACCAGGCGAATCCATATATTTCACCAACGCTTACAATCAGGCCAACCGATAGTAAGTATAAAGGTTATGTAGGTGGAAAAGGGAAGCTATCCAACGCGATCTCTTATAATCTAAAAGCCAGTTATCAGTCTCAATTTGACAAACCATTGTTCCGAAGAAATTACGATGCGATGGTACTCGATGGGGAACCATATACTAATGGAAACAGTTTTGATGTGGTGTATGATGATGTGAAAACTCTCGCTCTTGCTGCGGAATTGAATGTGGATGTAAACAGAAACTTCAGACTGGGAATCAATGCTGAATTTTTAAATTATAATACAGATGATCAGGCAGAAGCATGGAATTTGCCAAATATGACGGCTAGTTTGAATGCAGATTATCAAATAACTGAAAAATGGTATTCTGGAGCGAACCTATTTTTTGTGGGAGAGCGTAAAGATGAAAACAGGTCTCTAAGCCTAACATTTGTTGATCCAATAGTTACTCTAGATAGTTATTTTGATGCTAACGCTCATGTTGGTTATAGATTTAATGATCAATTATCTGCATTTGTAAAAGGTAGTAACCTGTTGAACAATAATTACCAGAAATGGATGGACTACAACGTTCAGGGTGTTCAGGTTCTGGGTGGAGTAACCTATAAATTCGATTTTAATTAA
- a CDS encoding ATP-binding cassette domain-containing protein, with protein sequence MSQTVLELKNAAIYQRESLILSEVDVTVYKGDFVYLIGKTGTGKSSFMKTLYGDLPLTEGEGSIVDYNLRTLKEKDIPFLRRKLGVVFQDFKLLTDRNIKDNLLFVLKATGWKDKKGMDSKIDEVLDKVGMKTKGFKYPYQLSGGEQQRVAIARALLNDPELILADEPTGNLDPQTSVEVMEVLQEISKNGNTILMATHDYALLLKYPSKTLKCDGQRVFEVVQKSV encoded by the coding sequence ATGTCTCAAACTGTACTTGAACTAAAAAACGCCGCGATCTATCAACGCGAAAGTCTTATTTTATCTGAAGTGGATGTCACCGTATACAAAGGTGATTTCGTTTACCTGATAGGAAAAACTGGTACTGGTAAAAGTAGCTTTATGAAGACATTGTACGGAGACCTGCCTTTAACAGAAGGTGAAGGAAGCATTGTAGATTATAATCTTCGAACTTTAAAGGAAAAGGATATTCCGTTTTTGAGACGTAAACTGGGAGTTGTCTTTCAGGATTTTAAATTGCTGACAGATCGTAATATAAAAGACAATCTGCTTTTTGTACTGAAGGCTACAGGCTGGAAAGACAAAAAAGGAATGGATAGTAAGATCGATGAAGTACTGGACAAAGTTGGAATGAAAACTAAAGGATTTAAATATCCTTACCAGCTTTCGGGTGGAGAACAGCAGCGTGTGGCTATTGCCCGCGCATTGTTGAACGATCCCGAATTGATCCTGGCAGATGAGCCTACCGGAAACCTGGATCCACAAACTTCTGTGGAAGTAATGGAAGTTTTACAGGAAATTAGCAAGAATGGTAACACTATTCTTATGGCTACTCATGATTACGCCTTATTACTGAAGTATCCTTCGAAAACCCTGAAGTGCGATGGCCAGAGAGTTTTCGAAGTAGTTCAGAAATCGGTTTAA
- a CDS encoding fasciclin domain-containing protein: MRILSSFGIALLMILFISCEQDPVSDELNTADASAKASVAAQKSDESIAAIVVQFASAEEDAQFTLLLAALNYAGITSLFAESDQYTVFAPTDAAFERFLGDNSLTDFTPEQVAAILSYHVTEGRRFSNSVVPKNKPREIETLLGPSIYVNSSAGIDTNDSDMDTDASILVGAGLFDIPASNGVIHVIDEVLVPEL, translated from the coding sequence ATGAGAATTTTGTCTTCCTTCGGAATTGCCCTGCTAATGATTCTTTTTATTTCCTGCGAACAGGATCCAGTTTCAGATGAACTGAACACCGCAGATGCAAGTGCAAAAGCTTCTGTTGCTGCTCAGAAAAGTGACGAAAGCATTGCCGCTATCGTAGTACAGTTTGCTTCAGCTGAAGAGGACGCACAGTTCACCCTGCTTTTAGCTGCCTTGAATTACGCTGGAATCACTTCCCTATTCGCAGAATCTGATCAATATACAGTCTTCGCTCCTACCGATGCTGCTTTTGAGAGGTTTCTGGGAGATAATAGTTTAACAGACTTTACACCAGAACAGGTCGCTGCAATTCTTTCTTATCATGTTACTGAAGGGAGACGTTTCAGCAATAGTGTGGTGCCAAAGAATAAACCAAGAGAAATTGAGACTTTGCTAGGTCCTTCAATCTATGTCAACAGCTCTGCTGGAATTGATACTAACGATAGTGATATGGATACAGACGCTTCAATTCTTGTAGGTGCTGGCTTATTCGATATTCCAGCTAGCAATGGAGTGATTCATGTGATCGATGAAGTACTGGTTCCGGAACTATAA
- a CDS encoding DMT family transporter has protein sequence MDKSVLKGSILVALGACSYGMLTTFVKLAYEDGYTSYEVTFSQMALGLLGLLLINLFVRKKDNAETGTSRNRSKLKLIAAGTTLGLTSFFYYLAVKYIPVSIGIVMLMQSVWMGVVLEAIMKRKKPGTKKILAVIAILTGTLLVTNVFKDSFEIDWRGIGWGVLAAMSYTGTIYCSNTVSLEMHSLKRSLWMMLGGFIVVSIITLPYLIVEFNTSIFLNWGLILALFGTILPPLLYTAGMPKIDVGLGAIISSIELPAAVLMAYFLLNEQVDLAQWLGIGLILLAVVQMNLKKSQHAMAKE, from the coding sequence ATGGATAAATCTGTACTTAAAGGATCAATTCTGGTAGCGCTTGGAGCTTGTAGCTACGGGATGCTTACCACTTTCGTGAAATTAGCCTATGAAGATGGTTATACTTCTTATGAGGTAACCTTTTCACAAATGGCCCTTGGTCTACTGGGACTTTTACTTATAAATCTTTTTGTACGCAAGAAGGATAATGCTGAAACCGGAACTTCCAGGAACCGCAGTAAATTGAAATTGATCGCGGCTGGAACAACATTAGGTCTAACCAGTTTTTTCTATTATCTCGCGGTCAAATATATACCGGTTTCTATTGGGATCGTAATGTTGATGCAAAGTGTTTGGATGGGTGTTGTCCTGGAAGCCATCATGAAACGTAAAAAACCAGGTACTAAAAAGATTCTTGCAGTAATTGCGATTCTTACAGGGACGCTACTGGTCACTAATGTTTTTAAAGATTCATTTGAGATAGACTGGAGAGGAATAGGCTGGGGAGTGCTGGCTGCCATGTCCTACACCGGAACAATTTATTGTTCTAATACGGTTTCTCTGGAAATGCATTCTCTAAAACGAAGTTTATGGATGATGCTAGGTGGTTTTATAGTAGTAAGTATCATTACGTTGCCTTACCTGATCGTCGAGTTCAACACCAGTATCTTCCTGAACTGGGGATTAATATTAGCCTTATTTGGAACTATTCTGCCTCCGTTGTTATATACAGCTGGAATGCCGAAAATTGATGTGGGTCTTGGAGCGATCATTTCGTCTATTGAATTACCTGCCGCTGTTTTGATGGCATACTTTTTACTGAATGAGCAGGTAGATCTTGCACAGTGGCTGGGAATAGGTTTGATCCTGCTTGCTGTAGTTCAAATGAATTTAAAAAAGAGTCAGCACGCTATGGCAAAGGAGTAA
- the typA gene encoding translational GTPase TypA codes for MTAIRNIAIIAHVDHGKTTLVDKIMYHCELFRDNQSTGDLILDNNDLERERGITITSKNVSVVYKDTKINIIDTPGHADFGGEVERVLNMADGVLLLVDAFEGPMPQTRFVLQKAIDLGLKPCVVVNKVDKENCTPEEVHEKVFDLMFELGAEEWQLDFPTVYGSAKNNWMSDDWRNETENIEPLLDMVMEHIPAPKVDLEGSPQMLITSLDFSSFTGRIAIGRLQRGTLTEGQQVSLVKRDGSIKKTRIKELHTFEGLGRRKIEEVQAGDICAIVGLEGFEIGDTVADLENPEGLKTIAIDEPTMSMLFTINDSPFFGKDGKFVTSRHIKERLYKELEKNLALRVNETDSADKFMVFGRGVLHLSVLIETMRREGYELQIGQPQVIIKEIDGVKCEPIEELTIDLPEDVSGKAVEMVTMRKGEMLSMEAKGERMNIQFLIPSRGIIGLRNQLLTATAGEAIMAHRYKEYQPLKGGIPERQNGSLVSMEKGKAIPYSIDKLQDRGKFFVDPGEDIYEGQVIGENSRQDDMAVNITKTKKLSNVRSSGADDKAKIVPAIKFSLEEALEYIQKDEYVEVTPQHLRLRKIYLTENERKRNKIV; via the coding sequence ATGACAGCTATTAGAAATATCGCGATTATCGCACACGTTGACCACGGTAAGACGACCCTGGTTGATAAAATAATGTATCACTGTGAATTGTTCCGTGATAACCAATCTACAGGTGATCTTATCCTGGACAACAATGATCTTGAAAGAGAGCGTGGAATCACGATTACTTCCAAGAACGTTTCTGTTGTTTATAAAGACACGAAGATAAATATCATTGATACTCCTGGTCACGCCGATTTTGGTGGTGAGGTAGAACGTGTTCTAAACATGGCAGATGGTGTTCTTTTATTAGTAGATGCTTTTGAAGGTCCTATGCCACAGACTAGATTCGTTTTGCAAAAAGCGATCGATCTTGGTTTAAAACCTTGTGTGGTTGTAAACAAAGTGGACAAAGAAAACTGTACTCCTGAAGAAGTTCATGAGAAGGTTTTTGACCTAATGTTCGAACTTGGTGCTGAAGAGTGGCAGTTGGATTTCCCAACAGTTTACGGTTCTGCCAAGAACAACTGGATGAGTGACGACTGGAGAAATGAAACTGAAAATATTGAGCCGCTACTTGATATGGTAATGGAACATATTCCTGCACCTAAAGTAGATCTTGAAGGTTCTCCTCAAATGTTGATCACTTCTCTGGATTTCTCTTCATTTACAGGTCGTATCGCGATTGGTAGATTACAAAGAGGAACTTTGACTGAAGGTCAGCAGGTTTCTTTAGTGAAGCGTGATGGAAGCATTAAGAAAACAAGAATTAAAGAATTACATACTTTCGAAGGTTTAGGCCGTAGAAAGATCGAAGAAGTACAAGCAGGTGATATTTGTGCTATCGTTGGACTGGAAGGATTCGAAATTGGTGATACTGTTGCCGATCTTGAAAATCCTGAAGGACTTAAGACGATCGCTATCGATGAGCCTACAATGAGCATGCTTTTCACAATTAATGATTCTCCTTTCTTCGGAAAAGACGGAAAGTTTGTGACTTCAAGACATATCAAAGAGAGACTGTACAAAGAACTTGAGAAGAACCTTGCACTTCGTGTTAACGAAACCGATAGTGCAGATAAATTCATGGTCTTTGGTAGAGGTGTACTTCACTTATCTGTTCTTATTGAAACAATGAGACGTGAAGGTTACGAACTTCAAATTGGTCAGCCACAGGTAATTATCAAAGAAATTGACGGAGTGAAATGTGAGCCAATTGAAGAGCTTACGATCGATCTTCCGGAAGATGTTTCTGGAAAAGCCGTGGAAATGGTAACTATGAGAAAAGGGGAGATGCTTTCTATGGAAGCAAAAGGAGAGCGAATGAATATTCAATTCCTTATTCCTTCAAGAGGTATTATTGGTCTAAGAAACCAGTTGCTTACTGCTACTGCAGGTGAGGCGATCATGGCGCACAGATACAAAGAATACCAGCCACTTAAAGGTGGAATTCCTGAAAGACAGAACGGTTCTTTAGTTTCTATGGAAAAAGGAAAAGCAATTCCTTATTCTATCGATAAGCTTCAGGATAGAGGTAAGTTCTTCGTAGATCCGGGTGAGGATATTTACGAAGGTCAGGTAATTGGTGAAAACTCGCGTCAGGATGATATGGCGGTGAATATCACTAAAACTAAAAAGCTTTCTAACGTACGTTCTTCAGGAGCAGACGATAAAGCGAAGATCGTTCCTGCGATTAAGTTCTCTTTGGAAGAAGCTTTAGAATACATTCAGAAAGATGAGTATGTAGAGGTAACTCCACAGCACTTGAGACTAAGAAAGATCTACCTTACTGAAAACGAACGTAAGAGAAATAAGATCGTATAA
- a CDS encoding tetratricopeptide repeat protein, which translates to MTLKKAYLLVVFISFSFSGICQQSATYTHDLVDFNRALELYNNEQYLAAQNLFDEVMDETDDEKIKGDAAYYIANAAVRLNQPGADRLMENFVTRYPTSTKTNSAYLDVADYYFQTGKYALSRKWYDRVDENAMSKKDRERYYFNNGYAYFRSNQFEEAQTYLNRVRDSKEYGAQAKYYLGYIAYEGDDYEEANEYFEEVKGNDRYTEDLSYFQADMNFKLGNFEKAIEQGLEQLPKANRQEIPQLNKIIGESYFNLGNYQEAIPYLKGYNGLQGKWNNTDYYQLGYAYYKQGNYEAAISEFNKIVDGKNAIAQNAYYHLAQSYLESDQKQQALNAFKNASEMEFDAKIKEDALFNYAKLSYEIGNSYESPSQVLINYLNAYPASEHKSEMESLLIDSFITSRNYEEAMRLLENNRNFSDKQAYQKVAYFYGLELFEEAEYYEAIKNFDKALKEPRNQDITAKATYWKAESEYNINRMDDAILGYREFKGMSAARNTPEYEDLDYNIGYAYFKKNDYTQAVNYFKSFASSASAEGAKKNDALLRLGDTYYVTSQYWPAMEAYQKAIDNGVSNADYAAFQKSISYGFVNRNDTKLEELNGFINRYPRSPYRDDAMYELGNTYVAANNTDQAIQSYNRLIRDVPESALVPKAMLRQGLIYYNKNDGNKALERLRKVVAEFPNTPEAKQAVSTARNVYVDLGRTDEYADWVRNIDFVEVSDSDLDNATYEAAENQYLNNNTAKAMANFEKYVQNFPNGIHSINANFYLAQLYYRDGKVDKSIANYRYVTSKPKNEFSEQALTRLSEIYLEKKDYAQALPLLEKLETQADINENVVFAQQNLMKSYYETGNFAKANVYAEKVLSNATADTEARNDARIMVARAAIKSGNESKARSAYKEVQKTATGELGAEALYYDAYFKNRDKNFEASNAAVQILAKDFAGYKMWGAKGLVLMAKNFYALGDAYQATYILENVIKNFQKYPDIVSEAKAELSKIKAQEAKTNSSVETNN; encoded by the coding sequence ATGACACTGAAAAAAGCTTACCTGCTAGTCGTTTTCATATCCTTCTCATTTTCCGGTATTTGTCAGCAATCTGCTACCTATACACATGATCTGGTTGACTTCAATCGGGCTCTGGAATTGTATAATAATGAGCAATATCTCGCCGCTCAAAATCTTTTTGACGAGGTGATGGACGAGACCGATGATGAAAAGATCAAGGGAGATGCTGCGTATTATATCGCCAATGCTGCGGTGAGACTTAATCAACCAGGAGCTGACAGGCTTATGGAGAATTTCGTGACCAGGTATCCTACCAGCACAAAAACCAATTCGGCTTACCTTGATGTAGCCGACTATTATTTCCAAACCGGTAAATATGCGCTCTCCAGGAAGTGGTATGATCGTGTGGATGAAAATGCCATGAGCAAAAAGGACAGGGAGAGATATTACTTCAACAATGGGTATGCATACTTTCGTTCCAATCAATTCGAGGAGGCTCAAACTTACCTGAATCGCGTTCGGGATTCCAAAGAATATGGTGCACAGGCTAAATACTATCTTGGTTATATCGCCTATGAAGGTGATGACTATGAGGAAGCCAACGAATATTTCGAAGAAGTAAAAGGAAACGATCGGTATACCGAAGATCTTTCATATTTCCAGGCAGATATGAACTTCAAACTTGGAAACTTCGAAAAAGCAATTGAACAGGGACTTGAGCAGTTGCCAAAAGCTAACCGACAGGAGATTCCGCAGTTAAATAAAATAATAGGAGAGAGCTATTTTAATCTTGGGAACTACCAGGAAGCAATTCCTTACTTAAAAGGTTATAATGGCCTTCAAGGTAAATGGAATAACACAGATTACTATCAGCTTGGTTACGCTTATTACAAACAGGGTAATTATGAAGCGGCAATCAGTGAATTTAATAAGATCGTTGATGGTAAAAATGCGATCGCACAGAACGCTTACTACCACCTTGCGCAATCATATCTTGAGAGTGACCAGAAGCAACAGGCTTTGAACGCCTTCAAAAATGCTTCTGAAATGGAGTTTGATGCAAAGATCAAAGAAGATGCTCTTTTCAACTACGCTAAACTTAGTTACGAAATCGGGAATTCTTATGAAAGTCCGTCGCAGGTTTTGATCAATTATCTAAATGCCTATCCAGCATCAGAACATAAATCTGAAATGGAATCGCTACTTATTGATTCCTTTATTACTTCAAGAAATTACGAAGAAGCGATGAGATTGCTGGAAAATAACAGAAACTTCAGTGATAAACAAGCTTACCAGAAAGTTGCATATTTCTACGGACTGGAACTTTTCGAAGAAGCTGAGTATTATGAAGCAATCAAGAATTTTGATAAGGCTCTAAAAGAACCTAGAAACCAGGATATCACTGCAAAAGCTACTTACTGGAAAGCTGAAAGTGAGTACAATATTAATAGAATGGATGACGCCATTCTTGGATATCGTGAATTTAAAGGAATGAGCGCTGCACGAAATACTCCGGAATATGAAGATCTGGACTATAATATTGGGTATGCTTATTTCAAGAAGAACGATTATACCCAGGCGGTAAACTACTTTAAATCATTTGCCTCTTCAGCTTCTGCGGAAGGAGCAAAGAAGAATGATGCACTTTTAAGACTTGGGGATACCTATTATGTAACCAGCCAATACTGGCCAGCGATGGAAGCTTATCAAAAAGCTATTGATAACGGAGTAAGCAATGCAGATTATGCTGCTTTTCAGAAATCCATCAGCTACGGTTTCGTAAATAGGAATGATACCAAACTGGAAGAATTGAATGGGTTCATTAATCGTTACCCACGCTCACCATATCGTGATGATGCGATGTATGAGTTGGGGAATACGTATGTAGCTGCAAATAATACAGACCAGGCGATACAATCGTATAATAGACTTATTCGTGATGTGCCGGAAAGTGCACTGGTTCCCAAAGCGATGCTAAGACAGGGGCTTATTTACTACAATAAAAATGATGGTAATAAGGCATTGGAGAGACTGAGAAAAGTGGTTGCTGAATTTCCTAATACTCCTGAAGCTAAGCAAGCAGTATCCACCGCAAGAAACGTTTATGTAGATCTAGGTAGAACTGATGAGTATGCAGATTGGGTAAGAAATATTGACTTTGTAGAAGTAAGTGATTCAGATCTTGATAATGCTACTTATGAAGCAGCAGAAAATCAATATCTAAATAACAATACAGCGAAGGCAATGGCAAATTTTGAAAAGTATGTTCAGAATTTCCCGAACGGGATTCACTCGATTAATGCTAATTTCTACCTCGCTCAGCTATATTATCGTGATGGGAAAGTGGATAAATCGATTGCTAATTATCGATATGTTACTTCAAAACCTAAAAACGAATTTAGCGAACAGGCACTTACTCGTTTATCTGAAATTTACCTGGAGAAGAAGGATTATGCACAGGCACTTCCTTTGCTGGAAAAACTGGAAACCCAGGCAGATATTAACGAAAATGTTGTGTTTGCTCAGCAGAACCTGATGAAGTCTTATTATGAAACTGGAAACTTCGCAAAAGCCAATGTATATGCTGAGAAAGTATTAAGTAATGCTACAGCAGATACTGAAGCTAGAAACGATGCGAGAATTATGGTTGCGAGAGCAGCTATCAAGTCGGGGAATGAATCTAAAGCGAGATCTGCTTATAAAGAAGTTCAGAAAACTGCTACAGGAGAACTTGGTGCGGAAGCATTGTATTATGACGCTTATTTCAAAAACAGGGATAAGAATTTTGAAGCTTCGAATGCTGCTGTACAGATCCTGGCAAAAGACTTTGCAGGATATAAAATGTGGGGAGCCAAAGGCCTTGTGTTAATGGCCAAAAACTTCTACGCTCTGGGAGATGCTTACCAGGCAACTTATATTCTGGAGAATGTGATCAAGAACTTCCAGAAGTACCCGGATATTGTTTCTGAAGCAAAAGCTGAGCTAAGTAAGATCAAAGCTCAGGAAGCAAAAACCAATTCTTCAGTAGAAACCAACAACTAA